One genomic segment of Paenibacillus xylanexedens includes these proteins:
- a CDS encoding endo-1,4-beta-xylanase, giving the protein MHLRKWWSLCLSAVLIFSLFPSVGTGGTRASAADVKTGDDEVLFKADFEDGVLGQWRPRASEKLDIVTQVGHDSTRSLRTSSRTETFHGPLIEVIDHVQKGSTVHISFWAMYDEGPDSQVINGSLEKEYNNDASSREYATFASATLNKGQWKKIEADVVIPEENSGITGFRMYVETPWKTSEEVTPADTISFYVDDVLITAAQKIEIEKDIPNLVDIVGQNYAMGAAINQSALDAENQHSQLLTKHFNSITADNFMKMDAMQPKEGEFVWSETDRLVKFAEANDMEIRGHTLLWHSQVPNWFFTDPNDASKPATREQLLARMKTHIQTIVTRYKGKVHTWDVVNEVISDGGGLRNEASNSKWRDIIGDVDGDGDDSDYIELAFRYAREADPDAVLVINDYGMEGNGNKVNDMVKLVEKLLAKGTPIDAVGFQMHVSMYGPDVKLIREAFEKVIALGVNVQVTELDVSIYSSNSELEMPVTGELMLQQAYRYRELFDLFDELGKRGVMDSVTVWGLADDGTWLDNHPVKGRKDAPLLFDRKLKAKPAFWALVDPTTLPIYRNEWPALKASPSFPNHKGQEDILWGAVKGLEINHLADGTSAVTGEARMMWDAKKVNLRVEVKDTTRRKGDQVQVFLAEEVKGTGAATSEADLSAKKKNPPSANGQYTFKRDGGKGKDKNTYNVQETKTGYVVYASLPMSAALLTEGQVLSLDFRITDEHAAGKIATIVWNDISNQQPDKPANRGKLKLGSVLKQTKVTYGKPVIDAKKDNVWKKAASVKTDVWVVGKSGATATAQLLWDEKYLYVLADVKDPLRSKLSSNAHEQDSIEIFIDPSKDQTTFYQEDDAQYRVNFDNEASFGGNARKESFKSATRLTSGGYTVEVAIPLDSVRAEGQRWIGFDLQVNDDGAGDGKRSSVSIWSDSSGNSYQDTSGFGSLLLTRK; this is encoded by the coding sequence ATGCATTTGAGAAAATGGTGGAGCTTGTGCTTGTCGGCTGTATTGATCTTCAGTTTGTTCCCAAGTGTGGGAACAGGAGGGACACGTGCTTCGGCAGCGGACGTTAAGACTGGCGATGATGAAGTACTGTTCAAGGCTGATTTTGAAGATGGTGTGTTGGGACAATGGCGTCCACGTGCAAGTGAAAAGCTTGATATCGTAACGCAAGTAGGTCATGACAGTACACGCAGCCTGAGAACCTCTTCACGTACCGAAACGTTCCATGGACCCTTAATTGAAGTAATAGATCATGTACAGAAGGGCAGCACGGTTCATATTTCATTTTGGGCCATGTACGATGAAGGACCGGACAGTCAGGTCATTAACGGTTCACTGGAGAAAGAGTACAATAACGACGCTTCAAGTCGAGAATATGCTACGTTTGCCTCTGCAACTCTGAACAAAGGACAGTGGAAAAAAATCGAGGCGGATGTGGTGATCCCCGAAGAAAATAGTGGCATCACCGGATTCCGCATGTATGTGGAGACACCATGGAAGACGTCAGAGGAAGTGACGCCGGCAGATACGATTTCATTTTACGTGGATGATGTTCTGATTACGGCTGCTCAGAAAATTGAAATTGAGAAGGATATTCCGAATCTGGTCGATATCGTGGGACAAAATTACGCAATGGGAGCTGCCATCAACCAGTCTGCACTAGACGCGGAAAACCAGCATTCCCAGTTGTTGACGAAACACTTTAATAGTATTACAGCGGACAATTTTATGAAAATGGATGCGATGCAGCCCAAGGAAGGAGAGTTTGTCTGGTCAGAGACAGATCGACTGGTGAAGTTTGCCGAAGCAAATGACATGGAAATCAGAGGTCATACGCTGTTATGGCATAGTCAGGTGCCGAATTGGTTCTTTACTGATCCGAATGATGCATCGAAACCTGCCACGCGGGAACAGTTGCTTGCACGGATGAAAACCCATATTCAAACCATCGTGACCCGGTACAAAGGAAAGGTTCATACATGGGATGTCGTCAATGAAGTCATCTCAGACGGAGGCGGGTTGCGGAATGAGGCCAGTAACTCCAAGTGGAGAGATATTATTGGGGATGTAGATGGCGACGGAGATGACAGTGATTACATTGAGCTGGCTTTCCGTTATGCACGTGAGGCTGACCCCGATGCTGTACTGGTGATTAATGACTATGGAATGGAGGGCAATGGAAACAAGGTGAATGATATGGTGAAGCTTGTAGAGAAGCTGCTTGCCAAAGGAACACCGATTGATGCGGTTGGATTCCAGATGCATGTATCCATGTACGGACCGGATGTAAAGCTCATTCGTGAGGCTTTTGAGAAAGTGATCGCTCTTGGTGTAAATGTACAGGTTACAGAGCTGGACGTTTCGATCTATTCGAGTAATTCTGAACTGGAGATGCCTGTCACAGGTGAATTAATGTTGCAACAAGCTTATCGTTATCGTGAACTGTTCGACCTGTTCGACGAGTTGGGAAAACGCGGTGTAATGGACAGCGTTACAGTATGGGGACTTGCGGATGATGGTACATGGCTTGATAATCATCCAGTCAAAGGACGCAAAGATGCACCATTGTTATTTGATCGTAAATTAAAAGCAAAACCGGCATTTTGGGCACTGGTGGACCCTACCACCCTTCCGATCTATCGTAATGAATGGCCAGCACTTAAGGCCAGCCCTTCTTTCCCGAACCACAAAGGACAGGAAGATATTCTTTGGGGTGCTGTGAAAGGACTCGAAATTAATCATCTGGCAGATGGTACATCTGCGGTTACGGGTGAGGCTCGTATGATGTGGGATGCCAAAAAGGTGAATTTACGAGTGGAAGTGAAGGATACCACACGTCGCAAAGGGGATCAGGTGCAGGTTTTCCTCGCGGAAGAAGTCAAGGGGACAGGCGCTGCAACTTCTGAAGCTGATCTGTCTGCCAAGAAGAAAAATCCGCCGTCTGCAAATGGTCAATATACATTTAAACGGGATGGCGGTAAAGGCAAAGATAAAAATACTTACAACGTACAGGAGACAAAAACCGGGTATGTTGTATACGCATCACTGCCTATGTCAGCTGCTTTACTTACCGAAGGTCAGGTCTTGTCTCTGGATTTTCGGATTACGGATGAACATGCTGCTGGAAAGATAGCGACCATCGTTTGGAATGATATTTCCAATCAACAGCCTGACAAACCAGCCAACCGGGGCAAACTGAAGCTTGGTTCTGTCTTGAAACAAACCAAGGTCACTTATGGCAAACCTGTCATTGATGCAAAAAAGGATAACGTCTGGAAAAAGGCTGCATCTGTTAAAACGGATGTCTGGGTGGTCGGAAAATCCGGTGCAACGGCGACTGCACAGCTGTTATGGGATGAGAAATACCTGTACGTATTGGCAGATGTGAAAGATCCTTTGCGAAGCAAATTAAGTTCTAATGCACATGAGCAGGATTCAATCGAGATTTTTATCGATCCGAGCAAAGATCAGACAACATTCTATCAGGAGGATGACGCCCAGTACCGGGTCAATTTTGATAATGAGGCTTCTTTTGGTGGAAATGCACGGAAAGAAAGTTTCAAATCAGCTACCCGATTAACAAGCGGAGGGTATACAGTTGAAGTGGCAATCCCACTAGATAGCGTTCGTGCTGAAGGGCAACGATGGATTGGATTCGATCTTCAAGTTAATGATGATGGCGCGGGGGATGGCAAGCGAAGCAGTGTGTCCATCTGGAGTGACTCATCAGGTAATTCTTATCAAGATACTTCCGGTTTTGGCAGTCTGTTACTGACTCGTAAATAG
- a CDS encoding EAL domain-containing protein: MEHLHGTYNLELVILSYIIASLASYAALDLAGRVSQASGMARNVWLTCGAVSMGLGIWSMHFVGMLAFVLPTQVSYSTGKVVLSVLLAIVASGVALNIAGRQSGRISKLMIAGVLMTAGISSMHYVGMAAMSIPVTYEPGRVVLSILIAALASFAALWLMFFFRYHQSRHTWVYKMGSGLIMGIGISGMHYTGMSAAHFHHSHGSMVSSGMQIEPGILAYLIASGTFIALGLTLFGIFINQRMSQKDQRIHENEQWYQALYHNHSDAIISVNKEGIVKGINAAVTTITGYPEKEVMDRSIDEIAQQIDIEWISEFDSIDWDDHGLEQAHYMAKMRDVQGELLDLSIVVVPVVIDGRHVGSHILIKDVTEEKQAQEKIRHQALHDPLTGLPNRRKLDDVLACTINDSAEKGNSFAVMVMDIDRFKMINDSLGHSIGDVFLREVSNRIMKAIEASDPLAMENVMLARMGGDEFTLVVTQDQATEVRVAELAKQIVEAIQLPYRLKENDFYVTASIGIAMYPDHGVGVDALLKHADSAMYEVKKNGKNGFQFYTAQLDSELYERIELEGYLRKALERDEMVLYYQPQIRTEDSRMIGVEALIRWNHPLKGLLAPNVFIPLAEETGMIYEIGNWTLREACRQMKLWHASGGPLIPVSVNLSSQQFHQSNLVEQVKNALLETGLDARYLELEITESMMMDAAVSTAILNELTALGVKISLDDFGTGYSSLSYLKHFPIHKLKIDRSFVTDITESHSDQAIVATIISMAQNLKMEVIAEGIETKGQLDILMQNDCREIQGYYFSRPLPASEVEHDFFVPLRLQGNGTPTV, from the coding sequence GTGGAGCACCTACATGGCACGTACAACTTAGAACTTGTTATTTTATCCTATATTATTGCATCGTTAGCTTCATACGCTGCCCTTGACCTTGCAGGCCGTGTAAGTCAGGCTAGCGGGATGGCGCGGAATGTATGGCTTACCTGCGGTGCAGTATCGATGGGGCTGGGAATCTGGTCCATGCATTTCGTAGGTATGCTGGCTTTTGTTCTGCCTACGCAAGTCTCCTATTCCACCGGTAAGGTTGTTTTATCTGTTCTACTTGCTATTGTCGCATCGGGGGTGGCCTTGAACATTGCGGGTAGACAATCGGGCAGGATAAGCAAACTCATGATTGCTGGAGTACTGATGACGGCGGGGATCAGCTCAATGCATTATGTGGGAATGGCAGCGATGTCAATTCCGGTTACGTATGAACCAGGCAGAGTGGTGTTATCCATTCTGATTGCAGCGCTTGCTTCATTTGCGGCATTGTGGCTCATGTTTTTCTTCCGTTATCATCAATCAAGACATACCTGGGTTTACAAGATGGGCAGCGGTCTCATAATGGGTATTGGAATCTCTGGCATGCATTATACCGGGATGTCAGCCGCACATTTCCATCATTCACATGGCTCGATGGTAAGTTCAGGTATGCAGATTGAGCCAGGCATTCTCGCCTACTTGATCGCATCGGGCACATTTATTGCTTTGGGCTTGACGTTGTTTGGCATATTTATCAATCAGCGAATGTCACAGAAAGATCAACGGATTCATGAGAATGAGCAATGGTATCAGGCCCTGTATCATAACCATTCGGATGCCATTATTTCAGTGAATAAGGAAGGTATTGTCAAAGGGATTAATGCTGCTGTAACAACAATCACCGGATATCCTGAAAAAGAGGTCATGGATCGTTCCATTGATGAGATCGCTCAGCAAATCGATATAGAGTGGATAAGTGAATTTGATTCCATCGATTGGGATGATCATGGGCTGGAGCAGGCGCACTACATGGCCAAAATGAGAGACGTGCAGGGTGAACTTCTGGACCTTAGTATTGTTGTAGTTCCTGTTGTCATTGATGGCAGACATGTGGGAAGTCACATTTTGATCAAAGACGTAACCGAGGAGAAACAGGCTCAGGAGAAGATTCGTCACCAAGCTTTGCATGATCCGTTGACGGGGTTGCCCAATCGGCGCAAGTTGGATGATGTGCTGGCTTGTACGATTAACGATTCAGCAGAAAAAGGGAATTCTTTTGCCGTTATGGTGATGGATATAGATCGTTTCAAGATGATTAATGACTCGCTGGGACATTCCATTGGAGATGTATTTTTAAGAGAAGTGAGCAACCGGATCATGAAAGCCATAGAAGCTTCTGATCCGTTGGCTATGGAGAATGTCATGCTGGCCCGGATGGGCGGTGACGAGTTCACACTCGTTGTAACCCAGGATCAAGCGACAGAAGTAAGAGTGGCAGAACTTGCAAAACAGATTGTTGAAGCCATTCAGTTACCTTATCGACTGAAGGAGAATGACTTTTACGTAACCGCCAGCATTGGAATTGCGATGTATCCGGATCATGGAGTGGGCGTGGATGCTTTGCTGAAACATGCAGACTCCGCCATGTATGAAGTGAAGAAAAACGGCAAAAATGGTTTCCAATTCTACACGGCCCAACTGGATTCGGAACTATATGAACGCATTGAGCTGGAGGGTTATCTTCGTAAAGCTTTGGAACGCGATGAGATGGTCCTGTACTATCAACCACAGATTCGTACCGAGGATAGCCGCATGATTGGTGTAGAGGCTCTTATACGTTGGAACCATCCACTCAAAGGTCTGCTCGCACCCAATGTGTTTATCCCGCTTGCAGAAGAGACAGGCATGATCTATGAGATTGGCAATTGGACGCTGCGGGAAGCATGCAGGCAGATGAAACTCTGGCATGCCAGTGGCGGACCACTCATTCCGGTATCGGTTAACTTGTCCAGCCAGCAGTTCCACCAATCCAACTTGGTAGAACAGGTCAAGAATGCACTCTTGGAGACAGGGCTGGATGCTCGATATCTGGAACTGGAAATAACAGAGAGCATGATGATGGATGCAGCCGTATCCACGGCGATTCTTAATGAACTGACGGCACTGGGTGTCAAGATCAGCCTGGATGATTTCGGTACGGGATACAGCTCACTCAGTTATCTGAAGCATTTCCCGATTCACAAGCTCAAGATTGATCGTTCGTTTGTGACGGACATTACAGAGAGTCACAGCGATCAAGCCATTGTGGCGACCATTATATCGATGGCACAGAATCTCAAGATGGAAGTCATTGCGGAAGGCATTGAGACGAAAGGCCAACTGGATATTCTGATGCAGAATGATTGCCGGGAGATTCAGGGCTATTATTTCAGTCGCCCACTGCCGGCAAGTGAAGTGGAGCATGATTTTTTTGTGCCGCTGCGATTGCAGGGTAATGGCACACCAACAGTATAA
- a CDS encoding HipA domain-containing protein — translation MYTILDISNWKSETLSVSGSKEKRWYRHPENNKLVLFKLPVSLTSGNKIIEEVTGEMWSEKLASDIGKVLGFNVHKVDIGCVEASPVFFRDYYLDEARFQGVSLIYGALCHSFIEEDLESLIEGADMIMEFDDSYDRQRLKGNKEIYSYQLLLKLFAQRNMLDDLYKMIIFDTLIGNTDRHQDNFGIVRDEVSSRISFAPFYDNSSSLGRELPERRIELMFKDKQMFHSYLFNKKASPQIRWGHIEDNRKMNFFEFLKKVIQISPEIKKYASSLLQLTDTKIYQCINEIPSVVMSDIQKEFVNRFLVVRRDLMLEELLK, via the coding sequence ATGTATACTATCCTGGATATTAGTAATTGGAAAAGCGAAACATTAAGTGTATCTGGCTCCAAAGAGAAAAGATGGTATCGGCATCCAGAAAATAATAAATTAGTTTTATTTAAATTGCCCGTTTCTTTGACAAGTGGAAACAAAATCATCGAGGAAGTAACGGGAGAGATGTGGTCCGAGAAATTAGCTTCTGACATAGGAAAAGTATTAGGTTTTAATGTTCATAAAGTTGATATAGGGTGTGTTGAGGCGAGTCCTGTTTTTTTTCGAGATTATTATTTAGATGAAGCAAGATTTCAAGGCGTTTCATTAATATATGGTGCATTGTGTCATTCATTTATAGAGGAAGACTTGGAGAGTCTTATTGAGGGCGCTGACATGATCATGGAATTCGATGATAGTTACGACCGCCAGCGTTTAAAAGGAAACAAAGAAATATATAGTTATCAATTATTATTAAAGTTGTTTGCTCAGAGAAATATGTTGGATGACTTATATAAAATGATTATATTTGACACACTTATCGGGAACACAGATAGACATCAGGATAACTTTGGGATAGTCAGAGATGAAGTTTCTTCGAGAATCAGTTTTGCGCCATTCTACGATAACTCATCGTCTCTTGGTAGAGAGTTACCTGAACGTAGAATAGAACTAATGTTTAAGGACAAACAAATGTTCCATTCCTATCTATTTAATAAGAAAGCATCTCCCCAGATACGTTGGGGGCATATTGAAGATAATAGGAAAATGAATTTTTTTGAATTTTTAAAAAAGGTGATTCAAATATCTCCTGAGATTAAAAAATACGCTTCATCGCTTTTACAATTAACTGATACTAAAATTTATCAGTGTATTAATGAAATTCCTTCTGTTGTAATGAGTGATATTCAAAAGGAATTTGTTAACAGGTTTTTAGTTGTACGGCGTGACTTAATGTTAGAGGAGTTATTGAAATGA
- a CDS encoding HIRAN domain-containing protein has protein sequence MKYIYNKLLVFWKGPQGENFLVGILEKKNKVYIFQYENNSLNAAKEHGFSPFIGFSDEIKVYKSDKLFSIFERRTPGVNRAVFKKLLEEHNLSNGEDLVWDYLCLTKGRLATDSLSLIAPVVYENQSLLLDIEIAGWSYTKKNNKQLSKDTRLALQYDNDNPNDEMAIQVLNFETNEKVGYIMKPFNKLYYCLMENGFSLIPTIYIFNKEDGRPSLLIYCPQITRETLEKEKEFQYLIEYR, from the coding sequence ATGAAATATATTTATAATAAACTTTTGGTATTTTGGAAAGGTCCGCAAGGGGAAAATTTTTTAGTGGGAATTCTTGAAAAAAAGAACAAAGTATACATTTTTCAATACGAAAATAACTCTCTAAATGCCGCTAAAGAACATGGTTTTTCGCCTTTCATCGGCTTTAGTGACGAAATTAAAGTGTATAAAAGTGATAAATTATTCTCAATTTTTGAGCGAAGAACTCCAGGTGTTAACAGAGCTGTTTTCAAGAAGTTACTGGAAGAACATAATCTCAGCAATGGAGAAGATCTAGTATGGGACTACTTATGTTTGACTAAAGGCAGATTAGCAACAGATTCGCTTTCACTTATCGCTCCTGTTGTGTATGAAAATCAATCGTTATTATTAGATATCGAAATTGCAGGATGGTCATATACAAAAAAAAATAATAAACAATTATCAAAGGATACTAGGTTAGCTTTGCAATACGACAATGACAATCCAAACGATGAAATGGCTATTCAGGTTCTGAATTTCGAGACTAATGAAAAAGTTGGATATATCATGAAGCCTTTCAATAAATTATATTATTGTTTAATGGAGAATGGGTTTTCATTAATTCCTACAATTTATATCTTTAATAAAGAAGATGGAAGGCCGAGTTTGTTAATTTATTGTCCTCAAATTACGAGAGAGACACTTGAAAAAGAGAAAGAATTTCAATATTTGATTGAATATCGATAA
- a CDS encoding SpoVR family protein — MTDEIRDLEYAIAEIMEIANGFGLDYYPMRYEICPSDIIYTFGAYGMPTRFSHWSFGKTFHKMKMQYDFGLSKIYELVINSNPCYAFLLDGNSLIQNKLIVAHVLAHCDFFKNNARFSKSNRNMVESMAATADRISNYEMEYGTEAVEAFIDAVIAIQEHVDPQLIKPRHLDKQRYMEMKMREQRGEKKPRPEGRYDDLWSLDDVQTEEAPAEGIQVHHFPPEPEKDVMWFIQEFSEVLTDWQRDIMSMMREEMLYFWPQMETKIMNEGWASYWHQRIIRELDLNSEDTIEFAKLNSSVVQPSKQSLNPYYLGLKIFEDIERRWENPTREEQERWGRKPGQGRAKMFEVREFDSDTSFIRNYMTKQLTEDLDLYVFEKKGPDWKITDKSWENIRDQLVFSRVNGGSPYLVVQDADYLRTGELVLKHQYEGIELDLKYMERTLPYLYRLWGRTVHVETRVEDKPIWFTYDGKKHHRKFM; from the coding sequence ATGACAGATGAGATCCGCGACCTAGAATACGCTATTGCCGAGATTATGGAGATTGCCAATGGTTTTGGTCTGGATTATTACCCCATGCGGTACGAAATCTGCCCATCGGATATTATTTATACATTTGGAGCCTACGGCATGCCGACCAGATTCAGCCACTGGAGCTTTGGCAAAACATTTCATAAGATGAAAATGCAATACGATTTTGGACTCAGCAAAATTTATGAGCTTGTCATCAACTCCAACCCTTGTTATGCCTTCTTGCTGGATGGCAATTCCCTGATTCAGAACAAATTGATCGTAGCCCACGTATTGGCACACTGCGATTTTTTCAAAAACAATGCCCGCTTCTCCAAATCCAACCGTAATATGGTTGAAAGCATGGCCGCTACGGCGGATCGGATCAGCAATTATGAGATGGAGTACGGAACGGAAGCGGTTGAAGCATTTATCGATGCTGTGATCGCAATTCAGGAACATGTGGACCCACAGCTGATTAAACCCCGCCATTTGGACAAACAACGTTACATGGAGATGAAAATGCGGGAGCAGCGCGGTGAGAAAAAACCACGGCCGGAAGGTCGCTATGATGATCTATGGTCACTTGATGACGTGCAGACGGAAGAAGCACCCGCTGAAGGTATTCAGGTCCATCATTTTCCGCCTGAACCGGAGAAGGATGTCATGTGGTTTATTCAGGAATTCTCCGAAGTGTTGACCGACTGGCAGCGGGATATCATGAGTATGATGCGTGAAGAGATGTTATATTTCTGGCCACAGATGGAAACCAAAATCATGAATGAAGGCTGGGCATCCTACTGGCATCAACGCATTATCCGTGAACTCGATCTGAACAGTGAGGATACGATCGAATTTGCGAAGCTCAACTCCTCCGTGGTGCAGCCATCCAAACAAAGTCTGAATCCGTATTATTTGGGACTGAAGATTTTCGAGGATATTGAACGGCGCTGGGAAAACCCAACCCGTGAAGAACAGGAACGTTGGGGCCGCAAACCAGGGCAAGGTCGTGCCAAAATGTTCGAGGTGCGTGAATTCGATTCCGATACCTCCTTTATCCGCAATTACATGACCAAACAATTAACCGAGGATCTGGACCTCTACGTATTTGAGAAAAAAGGCCCGGACTGGAAAATCACCGACAAGTCCTGGGAGAACATACGGGATCAGCTCGTATTTTCACGTGTCAACGGGGGCTCCCCTTACTTGGTCGTGCAAGATGCTGATTATCTGCGGACAGGGGAACTCGTGCTCAAACATCAATATGAAGGCATTGAGTTGGATCTGAAATATATGGAACGCACCCTGCCTTATCTGTATCGCCTCTGGGGACGTACCGTACATGTGGAGACACGTGTCGAGGATAAACCGATCTGGTTTACGTATGACGGCAAGAAGCACCACCGCAAGTTTATGTAA
- the yhbH gene encoding sporulation protein YhbH produces MSNSHQPYSFVVSKEDWSLHRKGYQDQQRHQQKVKDVIKQNLPDLITEENIIMSDGKQIIKVPIRSLDEYRFVYNYQKQKHVGQGDGDSQVGDVIGRDPAASQKPGKGEKAGDQPGHDIVEAEVSIEELEDMLFAELELPDLKQKDKDLIETHTVVFNDIRKKGMQSNIDKKRTILENLRRNATTGTPGIHHISPDDLRYKTWEDKIIPQSNAVIIAMMDTSGSMGSFEKYCARSFFFWMTRFLRRQYEKVEIVFLAHHTEAKEVTEEEFFTRGESGGTICSSVYMKALDIIDSRYPPSSYNIYPFHFSDGDNLTSDNERCVKLIGELMKRSNMFGYGEVNQYNRSSTLMSAYRHIKMDQFMYYVIKEKGEVYKALRSFFQKREGGSVR; encoded by the coding sequence ATGTCAAATTCACACCAGCCTTACTCGTTCGTTGTGTCGAAGGAAGATTGGTCGCTTCACCGCAAAGGGTACCAGGACCAACAGCGCCATCAGCAAAAGGTGAAAGATGTCATCAAGCAGAATCTGCCTGATCTGATTACCGAAGAAAACATCATCATGTCTGATGGAAAACAAATCATCAAGGTACCAATCCGCAGTCTGGATGAGTACCGTTTTGTGTATAACTACCAGAAGCAAAAACATGTCGGTCAAGGAGACGGTGACAGTCAGGTCGGAGACGTCATCGGTCGTGATCCCGCTGCTTCGCAGAAACCCGGCAAAGGTGAAAAAGCTGGCGATCAGCCTGGCCATGATATTGTGGAAGCCGAAGTTAGTATTGAGGAATTGGAAGATATGCTCTTCGCTGAGCTGGAATTACCCGATCTGAAGCAGAAAGACAAAGACCTGATTGAGACACATACGGTAGTTTTCAACGATATTCGCAAAAAAGGCATGCAGTCCAATATTGACAAGAAACGTACCATTCTGGAGAATCTGCGCCGCAATGCAACGACTGGTACGCCAGGCATCCATCACATCAGTCCGGATGACCTGCGCTACAAGACATGGGAAGACAAAATCATTCCACAATCCAATGCCGTTATTATTGCCATGATGGATACATCCGGGTCCATGGGTTCGTTTGAAAAATACTGCGCACGCAGCTTCTTCTTCTGGATGACCCGTTTTCTACGTCGTCAGTATGAGAAAGTTGAGATTGTTTTCCTCGCCCATCATACGGAAGCCAAGGAAGTAACCGAAGAAGAGTTCTTTACCCGTGGCGAGAGCGGAGGCACCATCTGCTCCTCTGTATATATGAAGGCACTGGATATTATTGACAGCCGGTATCCACCTTCCAGCTACAACATCTACCCTTTTCACTTCTCTGACGGGGATAATCTGACCTCGGATAACGAACGGTGTGTGAAGCTGATCGGTGAGTTAATGAAGCGTAGCAATATGTTTGGATACGGCGAAGTGAATCAGTACAACCGCAGCAGCACACTGATGTCGGCTTACCGTCACATCAAGATGGATCAGTTCATGTATTATGTGATCAAAGAAAAAGGCGAAGTGTACAAAGCTTTGCGCAGCTTTTTCCAGAAACGGGAAGGAGGCAGCGTTAGATGA
- a CDS encoding MFS transporter gives MNKKAIKAWIMYDWANSAYATTVLAAVLPVFYASVAATTLDTDTAASYLAYTHSIGMLCVALLTPLLGTLADLSGRKGDFLRVFAIIGVLATLGFSAIGEGDWFLASALLVISTIGFAGGNTFYDAMLPDLVPVERRDMISSKGYAYGYIGGGLLLAVNLLMIQQPGWFGMSSTLAGTRLAFISVSLWWLLFSIPIFRHALRRPASPDLPGTWTGYAAVGVRRLRQTFRQMRRFPQLIRMLVAFWFFNDGINTIILMATIYGTSIGIGTADLMLALLLTQFIGFPCTLLLGAWAQRWGAKQVLIVSLSVYICIVILGYFMTQAIHFYVLAGLVGVVQGVSQSTARSLFSNLMPAGRTGEYFGFVNITGKFSSIFGPFVFGYVGQITGSTRWGILSLIFFFVAGIAVLLTVKVQEGMQDATRADQEEERNGSVGAPGKSSDVKFT, from the coding sequence GTGAATAAAAAGGCGATCAAGGCTTGGATTATGTATGATTGGGCCAACTCGGCTTACGCGACAACTGTGCTGGCCGCAGTACTGCCTGTATTCTATGCTTCGGTGGCTGCAACAACGCTGGATACGGATACCGCCGCCTCCTACCTGGCCTATACACACTCCATTGGCATGTTGTGCGTAGCTCTGCTAACACCGTTGCTAGGCACGCTGGCTGATTTGTCAGGACGGAAAGGCGACTTCCTGCGTGTATTTGCAATTATAGGCGTCCTTGCTACATTGGGATTCAGCGCAATCGGTGAAGGGGACTGGTTCCTTGCTTCCGCGTTGCTGGTCATATCTACGATCGGTTTTGCGGGTGGTAACACCTTTTACGATGCAATGCTGCCGGATCTGGTACCTGTGGAAAGAAGGGACATGATATCCTCCAAAGGTTATGCCTATGGTTATATTGGAGGAGGTTTGCTGCTTGCGGTGAACCTGCTGATGATTCAGCAACCGGGCTGGTTCGGGATGAGCAGTACACTGGCAGGCACAAGACTTGCTTTTATCTCCGTCTCGTTGTGGTGGTTGCTGTTCTCGATACCGATCTTTCGCCATGCTCTGAGACGGCCTGCATCACCGGATCTGCCCGGAACGTGGACAGGGTATGCTGCGGTGGGCGTACGCAGACTGCGGCAAACCTTTCGTCAGATGCGGCGTTTTCCCCAGTTAATCCGCATGTTGGTGGCTTTCTGGTTTTTTAATGACGGCATTAATACCATCATTCTGATGGCTACGATTTATGGGACAAGTATAGGCATAGGCACAGCCGACCTGATGCTCGCGCTACTGTTAACCCAGTTCATCGGGTTCCCGTGTACATTATTACTGGGAGCATGGGCACAGCGTTGGGGAGCAAAGCAGGTATTAATCGTTAGCTTATCGGTCTACATATGTATTGTGATTCTCGGTTATTTCATGACACAAGCGATTCACTTCTATGTGCTCGCCGGGTTGGTTGGTGTTGTGCAGGGTGTGAGTCAATCCACAGCGCGTTCCCTGTTTAGCAATCTGATGCCAGCTGGCAGAACAGGAGAGTATTTTGGTTTTGTGAATATTACAGGCAAATTCTCTTCGATCTTTGGTCCATTTGTGTTTGGTTATGTTGGGCAGATCACGGGTTCCACACGTTGGGGTATTTTGTCGTTAATTTTCTTTTTCGTCGCGGGCATTGCCGTATTGTTAACCGTGAAGGTACAGGAGGGAATGCAGGATGCTACACGGGCAGATCAGGAAGAAGAGCGAAATGGGAGCGTTGGAGCTCCTGGGAAAAGTTCAGATGTAAAGTTTACCTGA